The Streptomyces sp. NBC_01689 genome includes a window with the following:
- a CDS encoding sensor histidine kinase, with the protein MTPPQDALRGWAAARRAILAGLRFTSLRLRLVVVFGLVALTAAVSASGIAYWLNREAVLTRTQDAVLRDFQQEMRNHASLLPVRPAQDELQRAAGQMANSSQRFSVLLVARDSTGRTVMGNSELDTFTLEDVPASLQKAVGKEQSLSSNNKAAYHLYWQRVTDHDKPYLVAGARVIGGTTTGYMLKSLEPEAKDLNSLAWSLGIATGLALVGSALLAQAAATTVLKPVHRLGIAARRLGEGKLDTRLRVSGTDELADLSRTFNHTAEALEKRVEDMSARDEASRRFVADMSHELRTPLTAITAVTEILEEELDAETGSVDPMIEPAVRLVVSETRRLNDLVENLMEVTRFDAGTARLVLDDVDIADQITACIDARAWLDAVDLDAERGIMARLDPRRLDVILANLIGNALKHGGSPVRVSVREEADDLLIEVQDHGPGIPEDVLPHVFDRFYKASASRPRSEGSGLGLSIALENAHIHGGEITAANAPEGGAVFTLRLPQDASELLADDERERARTGSANGTEGSAG; encoded by the coding sequence GTGACCCCACCGCAGGACGCGCTCCGCGGCTGGGCCGCGGCGCGCCGCGCGATCCTCGCGGGTCTGCGCTTCACCAGTCTGCGGCTGCGGCTGGTCGTCGTGTTCGGACTGGTCGCGCTCACCGCCGCCGTGTCCGCGTCCGGCATCGCGTACTGGCTCAACCGTGAGGCCGTGCTGACGCGCACCCAGGACGCGGTGCTGCGCGACTTCCAGCAGGAGATGCGCAACCACGCGAGCCTGCTGCCGGTGCGTCCGGCGCAGGACGAACTGCAGCGCGCCGCTGGGCAGATGGCGAACAGCAGCCAGCGCTTCAGCGTGCTGCTGGTGGCCCGGGACAGCACCGGCCGTACCGTGATGGGCAATTCGGAACTGGACACCTTCACCCTGGAGGACGTGCCCGCATCGCTCCAGAAGGCGGTCGGCAAGGAACAGTCGCTCTCCTCGAACAACAAGGCGGCCTACCACCTGTACTGGCAGCGCGTCACCGACCACGACAAGCCGTACCTGGTGGCCGGCGCGCGGGTGATCGGCGGGACCACGACCGGATACATGCTCAAGTCGCTGGAGCCGGAGGCCAAGGACCTCAACTCGCTCGCCTGGTCGCTCGGCATCGCCACCGGTCTCGCCCTGGTCGGCTCGGCACTGCTCGCCCAGGCCGCCGCGACGACCGTCCTCAAGCCGGTGCACCGTCTCGGCATCGCCGCCCGCCGCCTCGGCGAGGGCAAGCTCGACACCCGGCTGCGCGTGTCGGGCACCGACGAACTCGCCGATCTGTCAAGGACGTTCAACCACACTGCGGAGGCGCTCGAAAAGCGTGTCGAGGACATGAGCGCCCGTGACGAGGCGTCCCGCCGGTTCGTGGCGGACATGTCCCACGAACTCCGTACGCCGCTGACCGCGATCACCGCCGTGACGGAGATCCTGGAGGAGGAGCTGGACGCGGAGACCGGCAGCGTCGATCCGATGATCGAGCCCGCCGTGCGTCTGGTCGTCAGTGAGACCCGCCGGCTGAACGACCTGGTCGAGAACCTCATGGAGGTCACCCGCTTCGACGCGGGCACCGCCCGGCTCGTCCTGGACGACGTGGACATCGCCGACCAGATCACCGCCTGCATCGACGCCCGCGCCTGGCTGGACGCCGTGGACCTGGACGCCGAACGCGGCATCATGGCGCGCCTCGACCCGCGCCGCCTGGACGTGATCCTGGCCAACCTGATCGGCAACGCCCTCAAGCACGGCGGCAGTCCGGTACGGGTCTCGGTCCGGGAGGAGGCGGACGACCTGCTGATCGAGGTCCAGGACCACGGACCGGGCATCCCCGAGGACGTCCTGCCGCACGTCTTCGACCGCTTCTACAAGGCGAGCGCGTCCCGCCCGCGCTCCGAGGGCAGCGGCCTGGGGCTGTCGATCGCCCTGGAGAACGCGCACATCCACGGCGGCGAGATCACCGCCGCGAACGCCCCCGAGGGCGGCGCCGTCTTCACGCTCCGGCTCCCGCAGGACGCCTCGGAACTGCTCGCCGACGACGAGCGCGAGCGGGCCCGGACCGGGAGCGCGAACGGCACGGAGGGCAGCGCAGGATGA
- a CDS encoding alpha/beta hydrolase has translation MAQQATPVRSARLGRALGPEPTAVSGVVLLLPGGDETSGRRPSPMWAAASVRALGRRLTRAGRPLGLAAHVVHYRFRGWNGGEAHLAGDASWAADEVVRRYGDVPVCLAGVDMGGRAALRAAGHTAVNSVLALAPWLPEDDVAAPPEPVKQLTGRRVLIVHGTNDERTDPELSFRLAARAKKSNREVCRFEVHSDGHALHQHRAEVHALAEDFVMGALFGRGLSRPLEDALAAPPPLGLRMPLASGFGKALRH, from the coding sequence ATGGCACAGCAAGCGACGCCGGTGCGCAGCGCCCGGCTGGGGAGGGCACTGGGCCCGGAGCCGACCGCGGTCAGCGGAGTGGTCCTGCTGCTCCCGGGCGGCGACGAGACCTCCGGCCGCAGACCCTCCCCCATGTGGGCGGCCGCCTCCGTACGCGCGTTGGGCCGCCGCCTCACGCGCGCGGGCCGACCGCTGGGACTGGCGGCCCATGTCGTGCACTACCGCTTCCGCGGCTGGAACGGCGGCGAGGCCCATCTCGCGGGGGACGCGTCCTGGGCCGCGGACGAGGTCGTACGCAGGTACGGCGACGTCCCCGTCTGCCTCGCCGGGGTCGACATGGGAGGCCGGGCGGCGCTGCGCGCGGCCGGTCACACCGCCGTCAACTCCGTGCTGGCGCTGGCACCCTGGCTGCCCGAGGACGATGTGGCGGCACCACCCGAACCGGTGAAGCAGCTCACCGGGCGGCGGGTGCTCATCGTGCACGGCACCAACGACGAGCGGACCGACCCGGAACTGTCCTTCCGGCTCGCGGCGCGCGCCAAGAAGTCCAACCGTGAGGTGTGCCGCTTCGAAGTCCACTCCGACGGGCATGCGTTGCACCAGCACCGCGCCGAAGTCCACGCGCTGGCCGAGGACTTCGTGATGGGGGCGCTGTTCGGACGGGGCCTGTCCCGCCCGTTGGAGGACGCGCTCGCGGCGCCCCCGCCGCTGGGGCTGCGGATGCCGCTCGCCTCGGGCTTCGGGAAGGCGCTGCGCCACTGA
- a CDS encoding STAS domain-containing protein, whose amino-acid sequence MDAITPAVLVLPGPVTRDEVPRLCADVRARLAATGGGVVVCDVARLGQPGLATVDALARMELAARRMGGRIRLRGPAPPLRALLDLVGLHFELEGQSEEREPARGVEEAVEPGDPAV is encoded by the coding sequence GTGGACGCCATCACACCCGCCGTACTCGTGCTGCCCGGCCCCGTCACCCGCGACGAGGTGCCGCGGCTCTGCGCGGACGTGCGCGCGCGACTGGCGGCGACGGGCGGCGGAGTGGTCGTCTGTGACGTGGCCCGGCTCGGGCAGCCCGGGCTCGCCACCGTCGACGCCCTCGCCCGGATGGAACTCGCCGCCCGCCGGATGGGCGGACGCATACGCCTTCGCGGACCGGCCCCGCCGCTGCGGGCCCTCCTCGATCTAGTGGGCCTCCACTTCGAGCTGGAGGGGCAGTCCGAAGAGCGGGAACCAGCGCGCGGTGTCGAGGAAGCAGTGGAACCCGGTGATCCGGCCGTCTGA
- a CDS encoding sigma-70 family RNA polymerase sigma factor, translating to MSEGTATTTDLDVRLEKHRVELTGYCYRMLGSSFEAEDAVQDTMVRAWRSFDKFEGRSSIRSWLYRIATNVCLDMLNAGNRRARPMDLSGPSPLAQAALTPRPDNTWLEPVPDARVLPAISDPAEAAVAKESVRLAFMAALQQLPPKQRAVLILREVLAWKASEVAELLGTTVASVNSALQRARATLAERESDPGAVSDPLDEEQKKLLERYVAAFEGYDMTALTALLHEDAIMTMPPFDLWLRGPGDITGFMTTLGASCAGSRLLPVSVNGLPGFAHYKPDPEKGGFSAWAIQALEISDGRITGFHCFLDTARWFPLFGLPLQLEVEAH from the coding sequence ATGAGCGAGGGCACGGCGACGACGACAGACCTGGACGTCCGGCTGGAGAAGCACCGGGTCGAGCTGACCGGTTACTGCTACCGGATGCTCGGCTCCTCCTTCGAGGCGGAGGACGCGGTGCAGGACACCATGGTCCGCGCCTGGCGGAGCTTCGACAAGTTCGAGGGCCGCTCGTCGATACGCTCCTGGCTGTACCGGATCGCCACGAACGTGTGCCTGGACATGCTGAACGCCGGCAACAGAAGGGCCCGGCCCATGGACCTCTCCGGCCCGTCCCCGCTCGCCCAGGCGGCCCTCACCCCGCGCCCGGACAACACCTGGCTGGAGCCGGTGCCCGACGCCCGGGTGCTGCCCGCCATCAGCGACCCGGCCGAGGCGGCGGTGGCCAAGGAGTCGGTGCGGCTCGCCTTCATGGCCGCCCTCCAGCAACTGCCGCCCAAGCAGCGCGCCGTGCTCATCCTGCGCGAGGTCCTCGCCTGGAAGGCGAGCGAGGTGGCCGAGCTGCTCGGCACCACGGTCGCCTCCGTCAACAGCGCGCTGCAGCGCGCCCGCGCCACCCTCGCGGAGCGGGAGAGCGACCCGGGCGCCGTCTCCGACCCTCTCGACGAGGAGCAGAAGAAGCTCCTGGAGCGCTACGTCGCCGCGTTCGAGGGGTACGACATGACGGCCCTGACCGCGCTGCTCCACGAGGACGCCATCATGACGATGCCGCCGTTCGACCTGTGGCTGCGCGGCCCCGGCGACATCACGGGCTTCATGACGACGCTCGGCGCCTCCTGCGCCGGTTCACGCCTGCTCCCGGTCTCGGTGAACGGCCTGCCCGGCTTCGCCCACTACAAGCCGGACCCGGAGAAGGGCGGCTTCAGCGCCTGGGCGATCCAGGCGCTGGAGATCTCAGACGGCCGGATCACCGGGTTCCACTGCTTCCTCGACACCGCGCGCTGGTTCCCGCTCTTCGGACTGCCCCTCCAGCTCGAAGTGGAGGCCCACTAG
- a CDS encoding AEC family transporter, with protein MQGVLTGFAVIAVVIGVGWLIGRRGYLGENGREVLTKLAFHVASPALLFTTLARADLSVIFSSRLLVTAMSTAAAAGVFVAVGAVRGWGVGRTTIGALCSSYVNSGNLGIPIAVYVLGDASLVAPVLLFQQIVVTPIALTVLDLSGPGEKGSVWLRLVTPLRNPIAVGSLAGVAVSASGLRVPGPVVDPLTLIGNMSVPAVLLAFGISLCGSTLPGRGADRHPVLLSVALKAVGQPAVAWALAAGVFGLHGAPLLDVVVTSALPAAQNLFTYASRYRVAETLARESILLSTILSVPALVVIAATLG; from the coding sequence GTGCAGGGGGTGTTGACGGGGTTCGCGGTGATCGCCGTCGTCATCGGCGTCGGCTGGCTGATCGGACGCCGCGGCTACCTCGGGGAGAACGGCCGGGAGGTGCTGACCAAGCTCGCCTTCCATGTCGCCTCCCCCGCGCTGCTGTTCACCACGCTCGCCCGCGCCGACCTGTCGGTGATCTTCTCCAGCCGGCTGCTGGTCACCGCGATGAGCACGGCCGCGGCGGCGGGCGTCTTCGTCGCGGTGGGCGCCGTCCGCGGCTGGGGCGTGGGCCGGACGACGATCGGCGCCCTGTGCTCCAGCTACGTCAACTCCGGCAACCTCGGCATCCCGATCGCGGTCTACGTCCTCGGTGACGCCTCGCTCGTCGCCCCCGTGCTGCTGTTCCAGCAGATCGTGGTCACCCCGATCGCACTGACGGTCCTCGACCTCTCGGGCCCCGGCGAGAAGGGTTCCGTGTGGCTGCGGCTCGTCACCCCCCTGCGCAACCCCATCGCGGTCGGCTCGCTCGCCGGGGTCGCCGTGTCGGCCAGCGGCCTGAGGGTGCCGGGCCCGGTCGTGGACCCGCTCACCCTGATCGGCAACATGTCGGTGCCCGCCGTGCTGCTGGCGTTCGGCATCTCGCTGTGCGGCAGCACACTGCCCGGCCGCGGCGCGGACCGGCACCCGGTCCTGCTGTCCGTAGCGCTGAAGGCGGTGGGCCAGCCCGCGGTGGCCTGGGCGCTGGCGGCGGGCGTGTTCGGCCTGCACGGCGCACCACTGCTGGACGTCGTCGTCACCTCGGCGCTGCCGGCGGCCCAGAACCTCTTCACCTACGCCTCGCGGTACCGCGTCGCCGAGACCCTCGCCCGCGAGTCGATCCTCCTGTCGACCATCCTGTCCGTCCCCGCCCTGGTGGTCATAGCAGCCACACTCGGCTGA
- a CDS encoding ATP-binding protein, which translates to MKQSAAKTLGVAALGAAFAAVGAGAANAAPAAPDASSALDTVTQALPAQNVAGMLPGAGQALAQGQSALGAGLTAAQPAAANVLASGPTAPVAGLLGGLPLQGLPTHGLPLNGLPIG; encoded by the coding sequence ATGAAGCAGTCTGCTGCCAAGACCCTCGGTGTCGCCGCTCTCGGTGCCGCTTTCGCCGCCGTCGGCGCGGGCGCCGCGAACGCCGCACCGGCCGCGCCGGACGCCTCGTCGGCGCTGGACACGGTCACCCAGGCGCTGCCCGCCCAGAACGTGGCCGGCATGCTGCCGGGCGCGGGCCAGGCGCTGGCCCAGGGGCAGAGCGCGCTCGGTGCGGGTCTGACGGCCGCCCAGCCTGCCGCCGCGAACGTGCTCGCGAGCGGTCCGACCGCGCCGGTGGCCGGTCTGCTCGGCGGTCTGCCGCTGCAGGGTCTGCCGACGCACGGCCTGCCGCTGAACGGTCTGCCGATCGGCTGA
- the afsQ1 gene encoding two-component system response regulator AfsQ1, translating into MPSLLLIEDDDAIRTALELSLTRQGHRVATAATGEDGLKLLREQRPDLIVLDVMLPGIDGFEVCRRIRRTDQLPIILLTARSDDIDVVVGLESGADDYVVKPVQGRVLDARIRAVLRRGEREANDSATFGSLVIDRAAMTVTKNGEDLQLTPTELRLLLELSRRPGQALSRQQLLRLVWEHDYLGDSRLVDACVQRLRAKVEDVPSSPTLIRTVRGVGYRLDNPQ; encoded by the coding sequence GTGCCTTCCCTGTTGCTGATCGAGGACGACGACGCCATCCGTACGGCCCTGGAGCTCTCTTTGACGCGCCAGGGACACCGTGTGGCCACCGCTGCCACCGGCGAGGACGGTCTGAAGCTGCTGCGTGAGCAGCGGCCGGACCTGATCGTGCTGGATGTGATGCTGCCCGGCATCGACGGGTTCGAGGTGTGCCGGCGCATCCGGCGCACGGACCAGTTGCCCATCATTCTGCTGACCGCGCGCAGCGACGACATCGACGTGGTGGTCGGGCTGGAGTCCGGCGCCGACGACTATGTCGTCAAGCCGGTGCAGGGGCGGGTGCTCGACGCCCGGATCAGGGCGGTGCTGCGGCGCGGTGAGCGCGAGGCCAACGACTCGGCGACGTTCGGCTCGCTCGTCATCGACCGGGCGGCGATGACGGTCACCAAGAACGGCGAGGACCTGCAGCTGACGCCCACCGAGCTGCGGCTGCTGCTGGAGCTGAGCCGCCGTCCCGGACAGGCGCTGTCCCGCCAGCAGTTGCTGCGGCTGGTCTGGGAGCACGACTACCTGGGCGACTCGCGTCTGGTGGACGCGTGTGTGCAGCGGCTGCGCGCGAAGGTCGAGGACGTCCCGTCCTCCCCCACGCTCATCCGTACCGTCCGCGGCGTCGGCTACCGGCTGGACAACCCTCAGTGA
- a CDS encoding adenosine deaminase: MTSQIRNTPSSEQIRRAPKVLLHDHLDGGLRPGTIVELARETGYSGLPETDPGKLGVWFREAADSGSLERYLETFAHTCAVMQTREALVRVARECAEDLAEDGVVYAEVRYAPEQHLERGLTLEEVVEAVNEGFREGERLARENGHRIRVGALLTAMRHAARALEIAELANAYRDLGVVGFDIAGAEAGFPPTRHLDAFEYLKRENNHFTIHAGEAFGLPSIWQALQWCGADRLGHGVRIIDDIEVAQDGSVTLGRLASYVRDKRIPLELCPSSNLQTGAADSYAEHPIGLLRRLHFRATVNTDNRLMSGTSMSREFEHLVDAFGYSLDDLQWFSVNAMKSAFIPFDERLAMINDVIKPGYAELKSEWLFQQTASTSGYAENQV, encoded by the coding sequence ATGACGAGCCAGATCCGGAACACCCCGAGCTCGGAACAGATCCGCCGGGCGCCCAAGGTCCTGCTGCACGATCACCTCGACGGAGGCCTGCGCCCCGGGACGATCGTCGAACTCGCCCGCGAGACCGGCTACTCGGGGCTTCCCGAGACCGATCCCGGCAAGCTCGGCGTGTGGTTCAGGGAGGCCGCCGACTCCGGTTCCCTGGAGCGGTACCTGGAGACCTTCGCGCACACCTGTGCCGTCATGCAGACCCGTGAGGCGCTGGTGCGGGTGGCCCGCGAGTGCGCCGAGGACCTCGCCGAGGACGGGGTCGTCTACGCCGAGGTGCGCTACGCCCCCGAGCAGCACCTGGAGCGCGGCCTCACCCTCGAAGAGGTCGTGGAAGCGGTCAACGAGGGCTTCCGGGAGGGCGAGCGGCTGGCGCGGGAGAACGGTCACCGCATCCGGGTGGGCGCCCTGCTCACCGCGATGCGGCACGCGGCCCGTGCCCTGGAGATCGCCGAACTGGCCAACGCCTACCGGGATCTCGGGGTCGTCGGCTTCGACATCGCGGGGGCCGAGGCCGGCTTCCCGCCCACCCGGCACCTGGACGCCTTCGAGTACCTCAAGCGCGAGAACAACCACTTCACCATCCACGCGGGCGAGGCCTTCGGGCTGCCGTCCATCTGGCAGGCGCTCCAGTGGTGCGGCGCCGACCGGCTCGGTCACGGGGTCCGGATCATCGACGACATCGAGGTCGCGCAGGACGGCTCCGTGACGCTGGGGCGCCTCGCGTCGTACGTCCGCGACAAGCGGATCCCGTTGGAGCTGTGCCCCAGCTCCAACCTGCAGACGGGTGCCGCCGACTCCTACGCCGAGCACCCGATCGGGCTGCTGCGACGGCTGCACTTCCGGGCCACGGTGAACACGGACAACCGGCTCATGTCCGGGACGAGCATGAGCCGCGAATTCGAGCACCTTGTCGACGCGTTCGGTTATTCACTCGACGATCTGCAGTGGTTCTCGGTCAATGCTATGAAGTCAGCATTCATTCCTTTCGATGAACGACTCGCGATGATCAATGACGTGATCAAGCCCGGATATGCGGAATTGAAGTCCGAATGGCTGTTCCAGCAGACCGCTTCCACCAGCGGATACGCGGAGAACCAGGTCTGA
- a CDS encoding MFS transporter: MPSASTGASAVDASAPSVPDSADSRLAPGGPGYRRMSFALFLAGVATFALLYSTQALLPLISTDLGVTASRASWTVSAATGGLALFVIPMSALSERYGRRTLMTASLAVAVAVGLLVPFAPSIGALVALRAVQGAALAGLPASATAYLAEEVRPKALITAIGLFVAGNSVGGMSGRIITGWVAQEWGWRIAVATIGVIAVACAVAFRSLLPAPRHFTPGSPRPRALVRTVRDHLSNPLLCRLYAIGALFMTVFGGVYTVIGYRLTEAPFLLPQGVIGSVFLVYLVGTVSASTAGRLVDRVGRRGSLYLAGGTTTAGLLLSLADSLPLVLLGLVLITAGFFAGHAVASSSVSHTAKEGRAQASALYQSAYYIGSSAGSTLGAVAFHAGGWAGTVVLGLLAVFGVVTITLFGTHAARTRAAREPVLAH; encoded by the coding sequence ATGCCTTCCGCCAGTACCGGGGCGTCCGCCGTGGACGCCTCCGCGCCCTCCGTCCCCGATTCCGCCGACTCCCGACTGGCACCGGGCGGTCCCGGCTACCGCCGGATGAGCTTCGCCCTCTTCCTCGCCGGTGTCGCGACCTTCGCGCTCCTCTACTCCACGCAGGCACTCCTCCCGCTCATCTCCACGGACCTCGGTGTGACCGCGAGCCGGGCGAGCTGGACGGTGTCGGCCGCGACGGGCGGACTGGCCCTGTTCGTCATCCCGATGAGCGCGCTCTCGGAGCGCTACGGACGGCGTACGTTGATGACGGCGTCGCTGGCGGTCGCGGTGGCGGTCGGACTGCTCGTGCCCTTCGCACCGTCCATCGGCGCGCTGGTGGCGCTGCGCGCGGTGCAGGGCGCGGCACTGGCGGGACTGCCCGCGTCGGCGACCGCCTACCTCGCGGAGGAGGTCCGCCCCAAGGCGCTGATCACGGCGATCGGTCTCTTCGTGGCGGGCAACAGCGTCGGCGGGATGAGCGGCCGGATCATCACCGGCTGGGTCGCGCAGGAGTGGGGCTGGCGGATCGCCGTCGCCACGATCGGCGTGATCGCGGTGGCCTGCGCGGTCGCCTTCCGGTCGCTGCTGCCCGCGCCCCGCCACTTCACGCCGGGCTCGCCGCGCCCCCGGGCGCTGGTCCGCACGGTCCGCGACCACCTCTCCAACCCGCTGCTGTGCCGGCTGTACGCGATCGGCGCGCTGTTCATGACGGTCTTCGGCGGGGTCTACACCGTGATCGGCTACCGCCTGACCGAGGCGCCGTTCTTGCTCCCCCAGGGCGTCATCGGCTCGGTCTTCCTCGTCTACCTGGTCGGTACGGTGTCCGCTTCCACCGCGGGCAGGCTGGTCGACCGGGTGGGCCGGCGCGGCTCGCTCTACCTGGCGGGCGGCACCACCACCGCCGGGCTGCTCCTCTCGCTGGCCGACTCCCTGCCACTGGTCCTGCTCGGCCTCGTCCTGATCACCGCGGGCTTCTTCGCGGGCCACGCGGTGGCCTCCTCGTCGGTGAGCCACACCGCCAAGGAGGGCCGGGCCCAGGCGTCCGCCCTCTACCAGTCCGCCTACTACATCGGCTCCAGCGCCGGCAGCACCCTCGGCGCCGTCGCCTTCCACGCCGGCGGCTGGGCCGGCACGGTGGTGCTCGGCCTGCTCGCGGTGTTCGGCGTCGTGACGATCACCCTCTTCGGGACGCACGCGGCACGGACCCGGGCGGCCCGCGAGCCGGTCCTCGCCCACTGA
- a CDS encoding VanZ family protein: protein MQRQGQGGGSAVIRVRAAGGLLLVAHLALVAWITLRPLDVPWVSPANLRPFAGIRADLALSPALAARRIGAGLGLLAPLGVLLPMAGGRLSASPLGSLVRTVAAGALLSLGIELLQTGVPGQVVDIDSLLLNTVGVALAHAAVVPAARAGLRRRAENRRRAALPREDTAQGRTPTIPRVGIAP, encoded by the coding sequence GTGCAACGTCAAGGCCAAGGCGGCGGCAGCGCCGTGATCCGCGTCCGTGCGGCAGGAGGTCTCCTCCTCGTCGCGCACCTCGCGCTCGTCGCCTGGATCACGCTGCGCCCGCTGGACGTCCCCTGGGTGAGCCCCGCGAACCTGCGCCCGTTCGCCGGCATCAGGGCCGATCTCGCGCTGAGCCCCGCCCTGGCCGCCCGCCGCATCGGCGCGGGGCTGGGGCTGCTCGCCCCGCTCGGTGTGCTGCTCCCGATGGCGGGCGGCCGGCTGTCCGCCTCCCCCCTCGGGTCCCTGGTCCGCACGGTCGCCGCCGGCGCCCTGCTCTCGCTGGGCATCGAACTGCTGCAGACCGGGGTTCCCGGGCAGGTCGTGGACATCGACTCGCTGCTGCTCAACACCGTCGGGGTGGCGCTGGCCCACGCCGCGGTCGTGCCCGCCGCCCGGGCGGGTCTCCGCCGCCGGGCCGAGAACCGGCGCCGCGCGGCCCTCCCACGGGAGGACACCGCTCAGGGTCGGACCCCGACGATTCCCAGGGTCGGCATCGCACCGTAG
- a CDS encoding PspC domain-containing protein — protein MSALARPTDGRVIGGVCAALARRFGTSATTMRVLFVLSCLLPGPQFLLYIALWILFPSEDKVRTAW, from the coding sequence ATGAGCGCCCTTGCCCGCCCCACCGACGGCCGCGTGATCGGCGGAGTGTGCGCAGCGCTGGCACGGCGCTTCGGCACCTCCGCGACGACGATGCGCGTCCTGTTCGTCCTGTCCTGTCTGCTGCCCGGCCCGCAGTTCCTGCTCTACATAGCGCTGTGGATCCTGTTCCCGTCCGAGGACAAGGTCCGCACCGCCTGGTAG
- a CDS encoding LysR family transcriptional regulator, protein MAHQQRSQGHLSPSSDTEDIVAVLAPRLAHFAGVARTEHVTRAAQEMRVPQSTLSRAMVRLEQDLGVDLFARRGRTVSLTPAGRAFLASVERALAEIGRAADEVRADADPATGKVAFGFLHTMGSETVPGLIRAFRADHPGVRFSLVQNYGEAMLERLRSGELDLCLTSPVPDAPDLVGRLLDEQKLRLVVPADHRLASRRRVRLAEAADETFVTLEPGYGMRRLTDDLCREAGFRPRIAFEGEEAETLRGLVAAGLGVALLPPPAVARPGVVELTVTAPRAVREIGVAWLDGHPDTPPVAAFKKFLLSRRGRLLPDQTGPSAS, encoded by the coding sequence ATGGCGCATCAGCAGAGGTCACAGGGGCACCTGTCACCGTCCAGTGACACAGAAGACATCGTCGCGGTCCTGGCCCCGAGGCTCGCGCACTTCGCCGGGGTGGCCCGCACCGAGCATGTGACGCGGGCGGCGCAGGAGATGCGGGTCCCGCAGTCGACCCTGTCGCGGGCCATGGTCCGGCTCGAACAGGACCTGGGCGTCGACCTGTTCGCGCGCCGCGGCCGGACGGTCTCCCTCACCCCCGCCGGGCGCGCGTTCCTCGCCTCCGTCGAGCGTGCCCTCGCCGAGATCGGGCGCGCCGCCGACGAGGTGCGGGCCGACGCCGACCCGGCCACCGGCAAGGTCGCCTTCGGCTTCCTGCACACGATGGGGTCGGAGACCGTGCCCGGCCTCATCCGCGCGTTCCGCGCCGACCACCCCGGAGTCCGTTTCAGTCTCGTCCAGAACTACGGCGAGGCGATGCTGGAGCGGCTGCGCTCGGGCGAACTGGACCTGTGCCTCACCTCGCCGGTGCCGGACGCGCCGGACCTGGTGGGCCGCCTCCTCGACGAGCAGAAGCTGCGGCTCGTGGTCCCGGCGGACCACCGGCTCGCCTCCCGCAGGCGGGTCCGGCTGGCCGAGGCCGCCGACGAGACCTTCGTGACCCTGGAGCCCGGTTACGGCATGCGGCGCCTGACGGACGACCTCTGCCGGGAGGCGGGATTCCGGCCGCGGATCGCCTTCGAGGGCGAGGAGGCCGAGACGCTGCGCGGGCTCGTCGCCGCCGGTCTGGGCGTCGCCCTGCTGCCCCCGCCGGCCGTGGCCCGCCCGGGAGTCGTCGAGCTGACGGTCACCGCTCCGCGCGCGGTCCGGGAGATCGGGGTGGCGTGGCTGGACGGCCACCCCGACACCCCGCCCGTGGCGGCCTTCAAGAAGTTCCTGCTGTCACGGCGGGGCCGGCTGCTCCCGGACCAGACGGGACCGTCCGCCTCCTGA